The Algoriphagus sanaruensis genome window below encodes:
- a CDS encoding tetratricopeptide repeat protein, protein MKGSQLVLIGLGLAAIVGLYALPKVVVDNDPQNAAIEDTQSEDANADASMLHKNELSSDQKSIAEQLKAKLSDQNSTDAEKTGFAKELSEIYKSEGIFDSAAFYLKEALLINPTDLSLIEQTGNAYYEAYTFALDKEKVEDLANKTREYLGKILEGDASRLDLKTKIAMTYVSSSNPMQGITMLREVLDQDPTNEDGLFNMGVLSLQSGQYDRASERFEELVKYHPENLQGQFYLGVSYFESKEKNKAKAQFELVRSMTQDPMILESIRTYLEKL, encoded by the coding sequence ATGAAAGGTTCACAACTCGTTCTTATTGGCTTGGGCCTCGCAGCAATAGTTGGTCTCTATGCACTACCAAAAGTGGTGGTTGACAATGACCCTCAAAACGCTGCAATTGAGGATACTCAGTCAGAAGATGCAAATGCTGATGCATCGATGCTTCATAAGAACGAGTTGTCCTCCGATCAAAAATCAATTGCAGAGCAGCTAAAAGCAAAACTTTCAGACCAGAATTCTACAGACGCTGAAAAGACAGGTTTTGCAAAGGAGCTCTCTGAAATTTATAAATCAGAAGGAATATTTGACAGCGCTGCTTTCTATTTAAAAGAGGCATTATTGATCAATCCCACAGATTTATCGCTCATTGAGCAAACTGGAAATGCGTATTATGAAGCGTATACATTTGCTCTTGACAAAGAAAAAGTAGAAGACTTGGCAAATAAAACCCGAGAGTATTTGGGTAAAATCCTGGAAGGTGATGCTTCTCGGTTGGATTTAAAGACTAAAATTGCCATGACTTATGTATCCTCTTCGAATCCAATGCAAGGGATTACCATGCTTAGGGAAGTATTGGATCAAGATCCAACAAATGAAGATGGATTATTTAACATGGGAGTATTGTCTCTTCAATCTGGCCAATATGACAGAGCCTCCGAAAGGTTTGAGGAATTGGTAAAGTACCATCCAGAAAACTTACAAGGACAGTTTTATTTGGGAGTGAGCTATTTTGAATCGAAAGAAAAAAACAAAGCAAAAGCTCAATTTGAGTTGGTTCGGAGTATGACTCAAGATCCTATGATTTTGGAAAGTATTCGTACTTATCTCGAGAAATTATAA
- a CDS encoding HU family DNA-binding protein, whose amino-acid sequence MTKAEVITKISDKTGIQKDDVTQAIEAFFKVVKDSMAEGENIYVRGFGSFINKKRAKKIARNISKNTAIVIDEHYIPAFKPSKVFIEKIKNSKKIKQLAPQD is encoded by the coding sequence GTGACAAAAGCAGAAGTAATCACCAAGATTTCCGACAAAACCGGAATCCAAAAGGATGATGTGACACAAGCCATCGAGGCATTCTTCAAGGTAGTAAAAGACTCCATGGCTGAGGGAGAAAATATCTACGTGAGAGGTTTTGGTAGCTTCATCAATAAGAAGCGAGCAAAGAAAATTGCCCGTAACATTTCAAAGAACACCGCGATTGTAATCGATGAGCATTACATTCCTGCATTCAAGCCGTCCAAAGTGTTCATTGAGAAAATTAAGAATAGTAAAAAAATCAAACAATTGGCTCCTCAGGACTAA